A part of Scleropages formosus chromosome 3, fSclFor1.1, whole genome shotgun sequence genomic DNA contains:
- the tmprss15 gene encoding enteropeptidase gives MGTRGHRLSSTEIFLCLLFLALLLVSGGLLATSWLSLQSNSNEDQVDLRGTLTILSGAVFTEELLNKSTVQFKALAFDVENMVYDVFAESSIVDQFKACMVKDFSRGSVVVTFDLVFSGTVQVKEVQEELVDGIQAGVGSAHGGLVIDTHSIHITANIYISAAIYSSINIYSSTSVYSSFNIDRSTSIFNSANIYSSANIYNSTSVYSSFNIDSSTSIFNSSNLYCSANICSSANIYISAAIYSSISIYSSTSVYSSFNINRSTSIFNSANIYSSANIYNSTSVYSSFNIDSSTSIFNSSNLYCSANICSSANICSSANIYSSINIYSSTSIFNSSNLYCSANIYSSTNIYNSTSVYSSINIDSSTSTFNSSNLYCSANIYISAAIYSSINIYSSTSVYSSFNINRSTSIFNSANIYSSANIYNSTSVYSSFNIDSSTSIFNSSNLYCSANICSSANICSSANIYSSINIYSSTSVYSSFNIIRSTSIFNSANIYSSANIYNSTSVYSSFNIDSSTSIFNSSNLYCSANICSSANIYSSINIYSSTSIFNSSNLYCSANIDSSANIYSSECIPIVEFCDGMVDCPDGADEDEQLCATVCDGRFLLLGPSGTFHSKNFPLPYDEDTICRWVIRVQEGLVIQITFMSFETEEDIDVLKLYEGIGGKKNLTYVLSGDSARKVLLLSSEVTAEFSSNFINNFGGFNATYSVEDINTLSNEEKVNCSFEEDLCFWRQNHDDDGDWLWLSGPSFPLFTGPSFDHTLGNQSGHYIVTPGSPFQRERSFRIHSLPLAHASESMCLSFWYHMYGEDVWGLRVLAERTTGVTVIFQKEGNYGDQWNYGETTLNHTAGVRVVFEARKKGGVKNDIALDDIGLERGPCVGGVHPEPTLIPGPTTPPILPRDCGGPFELWEPNSTFSSPHYPSAYSNDISCVWTLHAAKGKNIQLHFLDFDVEATFDTVEVRDGVGEGSTLLGVFTGSNLLIEDLFSTTNEMTVLLLTDDSGYRRGFRANFSSGFGLGQPEPCAAGLFQCLSGSCVANTSLCNGHPDCADASDEAECVHLLPRPGSSTGEVQLQVRGSWHSVCSENWIPELSSFLCGYLGYRAANTSTVPVSEEEEDSFITVIQSENGTLHFTTSNNCSGGEVISIECNNSPCGIRMTSEETRVRGAEEGEIQDNVRIVGGSDVQEGAWPWVVSLHWKGQHVCGASLIGREWLLTAAHCLYGKNLHLSWWTAVVGLHSQSGVNSPHVQKVQVDRIVFNKHYNKRTKDSDVAMMHLVKKLNFTDFVQPICLPKSGQHFVEGTRCFIAGWGRLYEEGPQPEVLQQASLPLIGRSQCQSLLPEYNITTRMVCAGLPQGGVDSCQGDSGGPLMCYHGNSWLLVGVTSFGVGCGQPQRPGVYALVSQFVDWVAETRRSVSRDVR, from the exons ATGGGCACCAGAGGGCACCGTCTGAGCTCCACTGAGATCTTCCTCTGCTTGCTGTTCCTCGCCCTGCTGCTCGTCTCCGGAGGACTCCTGGCCACTAGCTGGCTCTCCCTGCAGTCTAACA GCAATGAGGACCAGGTGGACCTCAGAGGGACGTTGACCATTCTGAGCGGAGCTGTGTTCACAGAGGAGCTTCTCAACAAGTCGACAGTGCAATTCAAAGCGCTGGCGTTCGATGTGGAGAACATG GTGTATGACGTGTTTGCTGAGAGCTCCATAGTTGACCAGTTCAAGGCCTGTATGGTTAAAGACTTCAG cagggggagtgtggtggtaaCCTTTGACCTGGTCTTCTCTGGGACTGTGCAAGTGAAGGAAGTGCAGGAAGAACTGGTGGATGGGATCCAAGCTGGAGTGGGCAGCGCCCATGGCGGACTAGTTATCGACACTCACAGCATCCACATTACAG CCAACATCTACATCTCAGCCGCCATCTACAGTTCAATCAACATCTACAGCTCAACCAGTGTCTACAGTTCATTCAACATTGACAGGTCAACCAGCATCTTCAACTCAGCCAACATCTACAGCTCAGCCAACATCTACAATTCAACCAGTGTCTACAGTTCATTCAACATCGACAGCTCAACTAGCATCTTCAACTCATCCAACCTCTATTGCTCAGCCAACATCTGCAGCTCAGCCAACATCTACATCTCAGCCGCCATCTACAGTTCAATCAGCATCTACAGCTCAACCAGTGTCTACAGTTCATTCAACATTAACAGGTCAACCAGCATCTTCAACTCAGCCAACATCTACAGCTCAGCCAACATCTACAATTCAACAAGTGTCTACAGTTCATTCAACATCGACAGCTCAACTAGCATCTTCAACTCATCCAACCTCTATTGCTCAGCCAACATCTGCAGTTCAGCCAACATCTGCAGCTCAGCCAACATCTACAGTTCAATCAACATCTACAGCTCAACTAGCATCTTCAACTCATCCAACCTCTATTGCTCAGCCAACATCTACAGCtcaaccaacatctacaactcAACCAGTGTCTACAGTTCAATCAACATCGACAGCTCAACTAGCACCTTCAACTCATCCAACCTCTATTGCTCAGCCAACATCTACATCTCAGCCGCCATCTACAGTTCAATCAACATCTACAGCTCAACCAGTGTCTACAGTTCATTCAACATTAACAGGTCAACCAGCATCTTCAACTCAGCCAACATCTACAGCTCAGCCAACATCTACAATTCAACCAGTGTCTACAGTTCATTCAACATCGACAGCTCAACTAGCATCTTCAACTCATCCAACCTCTATTGCTCAGCCAACATCTGCAGTTCAGCCAACATCTGCAGCTCAGCCAACATCTACAGTTCAATCAACATCTACAGCTCAACCAGTGTCTACAGTTCATTCAACATTATCAGGTCAACCAGCATCTTCAACTCAGCCAACATCTACAGCTCAGCCAACATCTACAATTCAACCAGTGTCTACAGTTCATTCAACATCGACAGCTCAACTAGCATCTTCAACTCATCCAACCTCTATTGCTCAGCCAACATCTGCAGCTCAGCCAACATCTACAGTTCAATCAACATCTACAGCTCAACTAGCATCTTCAACTCATCCAACCTCTATTGCTCAGCCAACATCGACAGCTCAGCCAACATCTACAG TAGCGAATGCATTCCCATAGTGGAGTTCTGTGATGGAATGGTTGACTGCCCTGATGGTGCTGACGAAGATGAGCAACTCTGTG CCACGGTATGTGATGGACGCTTCCTGCTGCTCGGCCCATCAGGCACCTTCCACTCCAAGAACTTCCCGCTCCCATATGATGAGGACACCATCTGTCGCTGGGTCATACG GGTCCAGGAAGGGCTTGTCATACAGATAACATTCATGTCATTTGAAACTGAAGAAGACATAGATGTTTTAAAGCTCTATGAAGGAATAGGAGGCAAGAAGAACCTGACTT ACGTGCTATCAGGGGACTCGGCCAGGAAAGTGCTGCTACTCTCCTCAGAGGTCACTGCTGAGTTCTCTTCCAACTTCATCAACAACTTTGGTGGGTTCAATGCCACCTACAGCGTGGAGGACATCAACACCCTGTCCA ATGAGGAGAAGGTGAACTGCTCCTTTGAGGAGGACCTCTGCTTCTGGAGGCAGaaccatgatgatgatggggaCTGGCTGTGGCTCAGCGGTCCCTCCTTCCCACTTTTCACGGGGCCCAGCTTTGACCACACCTTGGGAAACCAGTCAG GGCATTATATTGTCACGCCGGGAAGCCCTTTCCAACGGGAGAGGAGTTTCAGAATCCACAGCCTCCCACTGGCTCATGCAAGCGAGTCCATGTGCCTCAGTTTTTG GTACCACATGTATGGCGAGGATGTGTGGGGCCTCCGGGTGCTAGCAGAGAGAACGACGGGTGTCACGGTGATCTTCCAGAAAGAAGGCAACTATGGAGACCAGTGGAACTATGGAGAGACGACTCTGAACCACACGGCAGGAGTGAGG GTGGTGTTTGAAGCCCGGAAGAAGGGGGGCGTGAAGAATGACATTGCCCTGGATGATATCGGCCTGGAAAGAGGCCCCTGTGTGGGGGGAGTCCACCCAGAGCCCACCCTCATCCCTGGGCCCACCACCCCACCTATTCTTCCAC GTGACTGCGGGGGGCCCTTCGAGCTCTGGGAGCCAAACAGCACTTTCAGCTCTCCTCACTATCCTAGTGCCTATAGCAACGACATCTCCT GTGTGTGGACTCTGCATGCGGCTAAAGGGAAGAACATCCAGCTACATTTTCTGGACTTTGATGTAGAGGCGACGTTTGACACGGTGGAGGTGCGGGACGGAGTGGGAGAGGGGTCCACTCTGCTGg GTGTCTTCACTGGCAGTAACCTGTTGATTGAGGACCTGTTCTCGACGACCAATGAGATGAcggtgctgctgctgacagATGACTCCGGATACAGACGTGGCTTCCGTGCCAACTTCTCCTCTGGCTTTGGGCTTGGCCAGCCAG AACCTTGTGCAGCAGGGCTATTCCAGTGTCTCTCCGGCAGCTGTGTCGCCAACACCAGCCTGTGCAACGGTCACCCAGACTGTGCTGATGCCTCCGATGAAGCTGAATGTG TGCACCTCCTTCCTAGGCCTGGGAGCAGCACCGGGGAAGTGCAGTTGCAGGTGCGAGGCTCCTGGCACAGCGTGTGTTCAGAGAATTGGATCCCAGAGCTCTCTAGCTTCCTCTGTGGCTACCTGGGCTACCG AGCAGCAAACACCTCCACGGTACCTGTgtctgaggaagaggaagactCTTTCATCACTGTTATCCAAAGCGAGAACGGCACTCTTCATTTCACCACAAG taatAATTGTTCTGGTGGTGAAGTCATATCTATAGAGTGTAACAACAGCC CATGTGGCATTCGAATGACCTCAGAGGAGACAAGAGTGAGAGGAGCAGAAGAGGGAGAAATCCAGGATAACGTCCGAATAGTGGGTGGATCAGATGTGCAGGAAGGAGCGTGGCCATGGGTGGTTTCCCTGCACTGGAAAGGCCAGCATGTGTGTGGAGCTTCACTGATCGGCAGGGAGTGGCTGCTTACTGCTGCACACTGCCTCTATGG GAAGAACCTGCACCTCTCCTGGTGGACAGCTGTCGTAGGTCTGCACTCGCAGTCTGGAGTCAACTCCCCGCATGTGCAGAAGGTTCAGGTCGACCGCATCGTCTTCAACAAGCATTACAACAAGAGGACTAAAGACAGTGATGTTGCCATGATGCACCTGGTGAAAAAGCTCAACTTCAcag ACTTTGTGCAGCCGATCTGCTTGCCAAAGAGTGGGCAGCACTTTGTCGAGGGAACGAGGTGCTTCATTGCCGGCTGGGGAAGACTGTATGAGGAAG GCCCTCAACCTGAAGTCCTCCAGCAGGCCAGCCTCCCTCTCATTGGCCGTTCCCAGTGCCAGAGTCTCCTCCCCGAGTACAACATCACAACCAGGATGGTGTGTGCTGGACTCCCTCAGGGGGGTGTGGACTCCTGCCAA GGAGATTCTGGAGGTCCCCTCAtgtgttaccatggaaacagctgGCTACTGGTGGGTGTGACCTCCTTTGGAGTGGGCTGCGGGCAACCCCAGCGGCCTGGCGTCTATGCCCTGGTCTCCCAGTTTGTGGACTGGGTGGCTGAGACCCGACGCTCTGTGAGCAGAGATGTCAGATAG
- the rbm11 gene encoding RNA binding motif protein 11, with translation MLDTQYEKERTVFVGNLCASVTEEILFELFLQAGPLKKVAIARDKEGQQKSYGFVCFKHRESVPYAIALLDGIWLYGQPIRLKHRYGSHGGGHDHSDPLWPDQSALDNFPEPSVFHFPGFPGFPGCSPLQDQLYWNMVCGRSSQQYPPGVPPLQYWPPPLHWLGSACPRWELVPPRRNPPSLLSIVTHEAVEREKHTGKAECGKERRRRKVRESRRKHRQQVVQRKPATTGDEV, from the exons ATGCTGGATACGCAGTACGAGAAGGAGCGAACGGTGTTTGTGGGAAACCTCTGCGCATCCGTGACGGAGGAGATTCTCTTCGAGCTCTTTCTGCag GCTGGACCCTTGAAGAAGGTTGCCATTGCCCGGGACAAGGAGGGCCAGCAAAAGTCCTATGGGTTTGTGTGCTTCAAGCACCGTGAGTCAGTTCCCTACGCCATTGCCCTACTGGATGGCATCTGGCTCTATGGCCAGCCAATTAGGCTGAAGCATAGATATG GGAGTCATGGAGGAGGACATGACCACAGTGACCCCTTGTGGCCGGACCAGAG TGCACTGGACAACTTCCCAGAACCTTCAGTGTTTCACTTCCCTGGGTTCCCTGGGTTCCCTGGCTGCAGCCCCTTGCAGGACCAGCTCTACTGGAACATG GTTTGTGGGCGGAGCTCCCAGCAGTACCCCCCCGGTGTACCCCCTCTGCAGTATTGGCCTCCGCCACTGCACTGGCTGGGTTCGGCGTGCCCCCGGTGGGAATTGGTACCCCCAAGGCGGAACCCACCCTCCCTGCTGAGCATCGTTACCCACGAGGCTGTGGAGCGTGAGAAGCACACGGGCAAAGCAGAGTGTGGCAAAGAGCGCAGGCGCAGGAAGGTCCGCGAGAGCCGGCGCAAACATCGACAGCAAGT GGTCCAGCGGAAGCCCGCCACCACTGGAGATGAAGTGTGA
- the LOC108923736 gene encoding exophilin-5-like, which yields MMTRVNLSNSNWDINVSLNEEEAAAMRRVLERDSRLRRAERQRVQKLREVSRDDRWLWGVSGQWFQEIKKANREYNSSSGCCSPASFSISKTRSKERRITAKEKNEEHTKTRGIPLRTRLASLFSFRLPQKKNHSKLK from the exons ATGATGACTCGGGTGAATCTGAGTAACTCCAACTGGGACATTAATGTGTCTCTGAACGAAGAGGAGGCGGCGGCCATGCGCCGCGTGCTGGAGCGCGACTCGCGCCTCCGACGTGCGGAGCGACAGCGGGTCCA GAAGCTCCGGGAGGTGTCCAGGGATGATCGGTGGCTCTGGGGGGTATCAGGACAATGGTTCCAGGAGATCAAGAAGGCCAACCGCGAGTACAATTCCAGCTCTGGCTGTTGTTCTCCTGCCTCATTTAGCATCAGCAAAACAAGAAGCAAAG AGCGGAGAATCACCGCTAAAGAGAAGAATGAAGAACACACAAAGACTAGAGGCATTCCGCTTCGAACCCGCCTCGCTTCACTCTTCTCCTTTAGGcttccacaaaaaaagaacCACAGTAAGCTCAAGTAA
- the poglut3 gene encoding protein O-glucosyltransferase 3, producing MPLYESGSTEPSLLLSLLLFWSCGASALCGAPQLSSKLSTVWGPGLDPAAVLPVRFFYIQAVSVTGENLTCSPGKEPFQVRITSLSPDEHVRIHVPQPLDRGDGSFLMRYRLYTSATKGLKVEVLHKDQHVSKSPYILEGPVLHEYCDCPKTNISSWQSAMVCPSQEPQILQDFSSFPTIDLQHLLQEVPRRFAQRGGLIHYTILNNQVYRRSLGKYTDFKMFSDEMLLSLARKVWLPDVELYINVGDWPIETRAAEDRPVPILSWCGSTETRDIVLPTYDITHSMLETLRGVTNDLLSVQGNTGPLWCNKTERAFFRGRDSREERLQLVAMSRDSPDLLDAGITGFFFFRDREKDLGKAPLVGFFNFFQYKYQVNVDGTVAAYRFPYLMLGNSLVLKQDSPYYEHFYSQLHPGVHYLPFRRNLSDLLDKIRWAKENDAEVQEIARQGQMAARELLQPNKLYCYYYTVLQMYAERQTSRPTVHPDMELVPQPPDHSTLCSCQKEATAWAKEEL from the exons ATGCCGCTGTACGAATCCGGCTCTACCGAGCCTTCGCTGCTGCTCTCGCTACTCCTGTTCTGGTCCTGCGGCGCCTCCGCGCTCTGTGGCGCCCCCCAGCTGAGTTCCAAGCTCAGCACCGTCTGGGGGCCGGGACTCGACCCCGCCGCCGTGCTGCCTGTGCGCTTCTTTTATATCCAGGCGGTGAGCGTCACGGGGGAGAATCTCACGTGCTCGCCAG GTAAAGAACCATTCCAGGTGCGGATCACCTCGCTGTCCCCAGACGAACACGTTCGCATCCATGTCCCACAGCCGCTGGACCGTGGCGATGGCTCTTTCCTCATGAGGTACCGACTATACACCAGTGCCACCAAGGGGCTGAAGGTGGAAGTTCTGCACAAGGACCAGCATGTCAGCAAGTCGCCCTACATTCTCGAAG GCCCAGTACTCCATGAGTACTGCGACTGCCCCAAGACCAACATTTCCAGTTGGCAGAGCGCTATGGTGTGTCCTTCCCAGGAGCCACAGATCCTGCAGGACTTTAGCTCCTTCCCCACCATTGACCTGCAGCACCTCCTGCAGGAGGTGCCACGCCGCTTTGCCCAGCGAGGAGGGCTCATCCATTACACTATTCTGAACAACCAAGTGTACCGCCGATCCCTGGGCAAGTACACGGATTTCAAGATGTTCTCTGACGAGATGCTGCTCTCTCTGGCCCGGAAG GTGTGGCTACCTGATGTTGAGCTCTATATCAATGTTGGTGACTGGCCCATAGAGACACGTGCAGCAGAGGACCGCCCAGTGCCCATCCTCTCCTGGTGCGGCTCCACAGAAACCCGCGATATAGTCCTGCCCACCTATGACATTACACACTCCATGCTCGAGACCCTGAGAGGTGTGACCAATGACCTGCTGTCAGTCCAAGGGAACACAG GCCCCCTCTGGTGCAACAAGACAGAGCGGGCTTTTTTCCGTGGGCGGGACAGCCGTGAGGAACGCCTCCAGCTTGTGGCCATGTCTAGGGACAGCCCGGATCTTCTGGATGCTGGGATCActggcttcttcttcttccggGACCGAGAGAAGGATCTTGGCAAGGCACCACTTGTGGGCTTCTTCAACTTCTTCCAG TATAAGTACCAGGTGAATGTGGACGGCACCGTGGCGGCATACCGCTTCCCCTACCTGATGCTAGGGAACAGCCTGGTGCTGAAACAGGATTCTCCCTACTATGAGCACTTCTATAGCCAGCTGCATCCAGGTGTGCACTACCTGCCGTTCAGGAGGAACCTCTCAGACCTTCTGGACAAAATCCGATGGGCCAAA GAGAACGATGCTGAGGTGCAAGAGATTGCCCGCCAGGGGCAGATGGCAGCCAGAGAACTGTTACAGCCAAATAAATTGTACTGTTACTACTACACTGTGCTACAG ATGTACGCTGAGAGGCAGACCAGTCGCCCTACTGTGCATCCTGACATGGAGCTCGTTCCCCAGCCCCCTGACCACAGCACCCTCTGCAGTTGCCAGAAGGAAGCAACAGCCTGGGCGAAAGAAGAACTTTGA